The following proteins are co-located in the Anomalospiza imberbis isolate Cuckoo-Finch-1a 21T00152 chromosome Z, ASM3175350v1, whole genome shotgun sequence genome:
- the IDNK gene encoding probable gluconokinase: MVLVVVMGVSGSGKTTVGSRLAEKLGWKFYDADDYHPLENKKKMEEGIPLNDEDRIPWLCALHDILRREDTSRQDTILACSALKKMYRRVLIGGASVIESNQPEQPGENPALKILFVHLDGPKDIIADRLQKRRGHFMPLELLQSQFDTLEPPSAPENFITVSLEKSLPEILLQIESAILQGEALPE, translated from the exons atggtgctggtggtggtgaTGGGCGTCAGCGGCTCAGGGAA GACCACGGTCGGATCGCGGCTGGCAGAGAAG ttggGATGGAAATTCTACGATGCAGACGATTATCATCCTCTAGAGaataagaagaaaatggaagaaggGATACCACTAAATGATGAG GACAGGATTCCTTGGCTTTGTGCATTGCATGATATACTAAGGAG AGAAGACACATCTAGACAAGATACAATTCTGGCCTGTTCTGCACTGAAGAAGATGTACAGGCGTGTGTTAATTGGTGGAGCATCTGTAATTGAAAGCAACCAGCCAGAGCAACCAGGAGAAAACCCAGCACTGAAGATCCTCTTTGTTCATTTGGATGGACCTAAGGACATCATTGCTGACCGCCTGCAGAAGCGGAGAGGTCATTTTATGCCACTTGAACTTCTCCAGTCGCAGTTTGATACTCTAGAGCCACCCAGTGCACCAGAAAACTTCATTACTGTCAGTCTAGAAAAATCTCTCCCAGAAATACTGCTACAGATTGAGAGTGCCATTCTTCAGGGTGAGGCTTTGCCAGAGTAA